The following proteins are co-located in the Vigna unguiculata cultivar IT97K-499-35 chromosome 9, ASM411807v1, whole genome shotgun sequence genome:
- the LOC114164097 gene encoding zinc finger CCCH domain-containing protein 43-like codes for MEPSEYESVGSPTKDPLLGKPLSHVRTLDHDPQHSDLNHVAQDDGALGGELQDKLDLKDEGESEDKGSNLEDGGGKLSDEGAAPESGKGEGSEEDGGGGDDDDDCNGGDEGCDWIENVNESESDKVGGDVEGVESRDERSSGIAQQYPLRPEAEDCAYYLKTGSCKFGFNCKFNHPLKRKNQAKKENAGEKEEQAERSGQTECKYYLRSGGCKFGKACKFNHTRGKSSSASPFAELNFLGLPIRVGEKECHYYMRTGSCKFGANCKFNHPDPTAGGGDSPSRYGNGSSVSLQGVSQSSISSWSSTRPLNESTPFVPMILSPNPGVSPQSSEWDGYQAPVYLPERNMHLPSTYVMNNPVMETNVYMNHQKQVQVEEFPERPGEPECSYFLKTGDCKFKSNCKFHHPKNRIARLPPCSLSDKGLPLRPDQNVCTYYSRYGICKFGPACKFDHPPPSTMSGLDQQSSHTDSASVDVAEDGGVSVGNQ; via the exons ATGGAGCCCTCTGAATACGAATCAGTTGGTTCCCCCACCAAGGACCCGCTATTAGGTAAACCTTTGTCCCATGTTCGAACACTCGATCACGATCCTCAGCACTCAGATCTCAATCACGTTGCCCAGGATGATGGTGCACTTGGTGGGGAGCTTCAGGACAAGTTGGATTTGAAGGATGAGGGTGAGAGTGAGGATAAAGGTTCGAACTTGGAAGATGGGGGTGGGAAGCTAAGTGATGAAGGTGCTGCACCTGAAAGTGGTAAGGGAGAAGGGAGTGAGgaggatggtggtggtggtgatgatgatgatgattgcAATGGAGGGGACGAGGGGTGTGATTGGATTGAGAATGTGAATGAGAGTGAAAGTGATAAGGTGGGTGGAGATGTTGAGGGAGTAGAGAGCAGGGATGAGAGGAGCAGTGGGATAGCTCAACAGTACCCGTTGAGGCCAGAGGCTGAAGACTGTGCATATTATCTCAAAACTGGAAGTTGCAAATTTGGATTCAATTGCAAGTTCAATCATCCACTTAAGAGGAAAAACCAG GCTAAGAAAGAGAATGCGGGAGAAAAAGAAGAACAGGCAGAAAGATCAGGGCAGACTGAATGCAAG TATTATTTAAGATCTGGTGGGTGTAAGTTTGGGAAGGCTTGTAAGTTTAATCACACAAGGGGAAAGTCTTCATCAGCATCCCCATTTGCAGAGCTTAACTTCCTTGGCCTGCCTATTCGAGTG GGAGAGAAAGAGTGTCACTATTACATGCGTACTGGCTCTTGTAAGTTTGGAGCAAACTGCAAGTTTAATCATCCTGATCCTACGGCTGGAGGAGGTGATTCTCCTTCTAGATATGGTAATGGAAGTTCTGTTTCATTACAAGGTGTATCACAGTCATCTATATCCTCATGGTCTTCTACTAGACCATTAAATGAATCCACTCCTTTTGTGCCAATGATACTTTCACCTAATCCAGGGGTTTCTCCTCAAAGTTCTGAATGGGATGGATATCAG GCACCTGTCTATCTACCTGAGAGGAATATGCATCTACCTTCAACATATGTCATGAACAACCCAGTTATGGAAACAAATGTTTATATGAATCATCAAAAACAGGTGCAGGTTGAAGAGTTTCCAGAAAGGCCTGGTGAACCTGAATGCAGCTATTTCTTAAAAACGGGGGATTgcaaatttaaatctaattgtaAGTTTCACCATCCAAAGAATCGAATTGCAAGATTGCCTCCATGCAGCCTTAGTGACAAGGGTCTACCTTTGAGACCG GACCAGAATGTTTGCACATATTACAGCCGTTATGGAATTTGCAAATTTGGACCAGCTTGTAAGTTCGATCACCCACCACCCTCAACTATGAGTGGACTTGATCAACAATCCTCACACACAGATTCTGCTAGTGTTGATGTGGCTGAAGATGGAGGTGTCAGTGTTGGGAATCAATAG